A region from the Chthoniobacterales bacterium genome encodes:
- a CDS encoding glycosyl transferase codes for MSDFHQRGLISTLPRLNTTPLEELERQLETLAESHGTALILPCTLDDFRRPAMRSILAEIRHAHYLSQIVVSLNQATADDLPDIRAQLADHPRITLLWNDDPALQALLPEPRSGKGFNLWTALGWLILRGGCECVITHDCDILHYSRELPALLTWPLLDPALGYRFIKGYYPRHGGERGQLYGRVTRLFVGPLLRALVRVEGHSPLLDFLDSFRYPLAGEFGGRLSDLAQFSLSDAWGLEMDLLCSVHRALPPEAVAQIDLGSNYEHKHQVLEDGRADSGLTRLAADISSCLLHHLAREGMRLTPDFLQALRSAYQHSARHTLRRYRHVALLNRLHFPEDEETMLVEKFSAVLDRPLENTPVPLPAWSELMRTQPDWCAQFREILQLT; via the coding sequence ATGAGCGACTTCCATCAGCGTGGCCTCATCAGCACGCTGCCCCGGCTGAATACGACCCCGCTGGAGGAATTGGAGAGGCAATTGGAGACACTCGCCGAGTCGCATGGCACTGCGCTCATATTACCCTGCACGCTGGACGACTTCCGACGTCCGGCGATGCGCTCCATTCTCGCGGAAATCCGGCACGCCCACTATCTTTCCCAGATCGTTGTCAGCCTCAACCAGGCCACCGCCGACGACCTCCCGGACATTCGCGCCCAACTCGCCGATCACCCGCGCATCACTCTTCTCTGGAACGACGATCCCGCGCTGCAAGCCCTCCTCCCCGAACCGCGCTCCGGCAAGGGCTTCAACCTCTGGACCGCCCTCGGCTGGCTCATCCTCCGGGGCGGCTGCGAATGCGTCATCACGCACGATTGCGACATCCTCCATTACTCGCGCGAACTGCCCGCCCTCCTCACCTGGCCGCTGCTCGACCCGGCTCTCGGCTACCGCTTCATTAAGGGCTATTACCCGCGACACGGAGGCGAACGGGGTCAGCTCTACGGACGCGTCACCCGCCTATTCGTCGGCCCGCTTTTGCGCGCCCTCGTGCGGGTCGAGGGCCACTCTCCGCTGCTCGATTTCCTCGATAGTTTTCGCTACCCGCTCGCCGGGGAATTTGGCGGGCGGCTCTCCGATCTGGCCCAATTTTCCCTCTCCGATGCCTGGGGATTGGAAATGGATCTTCTCTGCTCCGTGCACCGCGCCCTGCCGCCGGAAGCCGTCGCGCAGATCGACCTCGGCTCCAACTACGAGCACAAGCATCAAGTGTTAGAAGATGGCCGTGCAGATAGCGGTCTAACTCGACTGGCCGCCGACATTAGCTCCTGCCTGCTGCACCATCTTGCGCGGGAAGGAATGCGCCTCACCCCCGATTTCTTGCAAGCCTTGCGCAGCGCCTACCAACACTCCGCGAGGCACACCCTCCGTCGCTATCGTCACGTCGCCTTGCTCAACCGACTGCATTTTCCCGAGGACGAGGAAACGATGTTAGTTGAGAAGTTTTCCGCCGTGCTGGATCGCCCCCTGGAAAACACCCCCGTTCCCCTCCCGGCTTGGTCGGAACTCATGCGCACGCAACCCGACTGGTGCGCACAATTCCGCGAAATTCTCCAGTTAACTTAG
- the pssA gene encoding CDP-diacylglycerol--serine O-phosphatidyltransferase: MREGEPKIYLLPNLMTAGNLFCGFTAILRIIEGALIQVQSDPILGNPFVYYREAILLILGACVFDILDGRMARMAGAESPFGREFDSLADIVSFGVAPALLVYRIVLRDFDPGWLVASVYLVCGALRLARFNCIAAAKQAGEPVDKDFSGIPIPAAAGVTASITLFMLGLQEHDHEIGRWRFLLPPLLLFLSWMMFSHFKYPSFKAVNWRTQKSLPRLLGVIVIILLTVRYYSVMPAVLFISYLLYGFFRPFVSKSWRREIEEDDDDDDEEPAASSGTPVS; the protein is encoded by the coding sequence ATGCGCGAAGGCGAACCCAAAATCTATCTCCTGCCGAACCTGATGACGGCGGGAAATTTATTCTGCGGCTTCACGGCGATCCTGCGCATCATCGAGGGCGCGCTGATCCAAGTCCAAAGCGATCCCATTCTGGGAAATCCGTTTGTCTATTATCGCGAAGCCATCCTGCTCATTTTGGGTGCCTGCGTTTTCGATATTCTCGATGGCCGCATGGCCCGGATGGCTGGGGCGGAAAGCCCCTTTGGACGCGAGTTTGACTCCCTCGCCGACATCGTTTCCTTCGGCGTCGCCCCGGCGTTGCTGGTATATCGGATCGTCCTGCGCGACTTCGATCCCGGCTGGCTGGTGGCCTCGGTTTATCTAGTCTGTGGAGCGTTGCGGCTGGCGCGCTTCAACTGCATCGCCGCCGCCAAGCAAGCGGGCGAGCCCGTGGACAAGGATTTTTCCGGCATCCCCATTCCCGCCGCAGCGGGTGTGACCGCGTCGATCACGCTCTTCATGCTCGGCCTGCAGGAACACGACCACGAGATCGGACGCTGGCGTTTCCTGCTTCCGCCGTTGCTCCTGTTTCTCTCGTGGATGATGTTCAGCCACTTCAAATACCCGAGCTTCAAGGCGGTGAACTGGCGCACGCAGAAATCCCTCCCGCGCCTGCTCGGCGTCATCGTCATCATACTGCTCACGGTCCGCTACTATAGCGTCATGCCCGCGGTCCTCTTCATCAGCTACCTGCTCTACGGATTCTTCCGTCCTTTCGTTTCCAAAAGCTGGCGGCGGGAAATCGAGGAGGACGATGATGACGACGACGAGGAGCCTGCCGCTTCATCCGGAACGCCGGTTTCATGA
- a CDS encoding phosphatidylserine decarboxylase: MRWQTIYEARWILAIVVALAVGSAILSIWFAILGTLLVGLWLLLIIYVFYFFRDPIRVIPPGDSLVVAAADGVVADIVGEMLEPEVTNSKMQRVGIFLSVFDVHTNRAPLAGRVIHRAHHLGKMLDARHPDATTLNEYITWGFQNSRVTFVVRQITGAIARRIVPWSAVGDELKKGDHFGMIRFGSRTEVYLPLDAKLLVKIGDRVKCGTTPIAELAD, from the coding sequence ATGCGCTGGCAAACTATCTATGAGGCTCGTTGGATCTTGGCAATTGTGGTCGCTCTGGCGGTCGGATCAGCAATTTTAAGCATCTGGTTTGCCATTCTGGGCACCTTGCTCGTGGGCTTGTGGCTGCTCCTCATCATTTACGTGTTTTACTTTTTTCGCGACCCGATTCGAGTGATTCCTCCCGGCGATTCGCTCGTTGTGGCGGCCGCTGACGGGGTCGTGGCCGATATTGTGGGTGAAATGCTCGAGCCCGAAGTGACCAATTCCAAAATGCAGCGCGTCGGCATTTTTCTTTCCGTTTTCGACGTCCATACGAACCGGGCTCCGCTCGCCGGACGCGTCATCCACCGGGCGCATCACCTCGGCAAAATGCTCGACGCGCGCCATCCCGACGCCACCACGCTCAACGAATACATCACCTGGGGCTTCCAAAATTCCCGGGTCACCTTCGTCGTCCGCCAGATCACCGGGGCCATCGCGCGGCGCATTGTTCCGTGGAGCGCGGTTGGCGACGAACTGAAAAAAGGCGACCACTTTGGCATGATCCGCTTCGGCTCGCGCACGGAAGTCTATCTGCCGCTTGACGCGAAATTGCTCGTGAAGATCGGAGATCGGGTGAAATGCGGCACCACTCCCATCGCCGAGCTGGCCGATTAG
- a CDS encoding DUF1573 domain-containing protein, whose amino-acid sequence MRLNPFIATCLGILLAWSSAQAQTQQVPANDNFANREVIYGTNHISFGNNVLATTETNDRGYSISSVSHTVWWSWTAPVDGVVTIDTNGSSFDTTMAVFTGNSLSNLFIVTEVQGNQLYFAEDDDAGIGLASLVTFTAQAGVTYQISIDGFVGNIGFIELNLAMKFTPPSNDNFANRQVVNGAGATISATNVGGTREFGEPNHAGNAGGESLWYSWTAPRTGLVQIKSTGTNFDTILGVYVGDGLGALFDASSSANSGVINSTPNELDFKVIGGETYAIAVDGMDGRVGSFTLTVAQGPAISLSGVLNYGSRKVKSKTTLTLKIVNTGTTTLKIRGIDCPSGYEARYSGSLAPGRSKSVRVIFSPNRKGTFNSYLTVRSNAAAGNNKRRLTGTGY is encoded by the coding sequence ATGAGACTCAACCCATTTATCGCGACCTGCCTCGGAATCCTTCTCGCATGGTCATCCGCCCAAGCGCAAACGCAGCAAGTGCCTGCTAATGATAACTTTGCCAATCGCGAGGTTATTTATGGCACCAACCACATTAGTTTTGGAAATAATGTTCTAGCTACCACAGAAACAAACGACCGGGGTTATTCCATCAGCTCTGTGTCACACACAGTGTGGTGGAGCTGGACTGCGCCGGTGGATGGGGTCGTTACCATTGATACGAATGGAAGTAGTTTCGATACGACCATGGCGGTTTTCACAGGCAATTCCCTGTCAAATTTGTTCATTGTAACCGAAGTTCAAGGCAACCAGCTTTACTTTGCAGAGGATGATGATGCCGGGATTGGCTTGGCCAGTTTGGTCACATTCACGGCTCAAGCCGGGGTTACCTATCAAATTTCCATCGATGGGTTTGTCGGAAACATCGGCTTCATCGAGTTAAATCTGGCCATGAAGTTTACGCCTCCCAGCAACGATAATTTTGCCAACAGGCAGGTTGTGAATGGCGCTGGAGCAACCATCTCTGCCACCAATGTGGGTGGCACTAGAGAATTTGGTGAGCCAAATCACGCTGGCAATGCGGGGGGCGAATCCCTCTGGTACAGCTGGACGGCACCCCGAACGGGCTTGGTGCAGATAAAATCCACCGGTACAAACTTCGATACCATTTTGGGAGTGTATGTCGGTGATGGCTTGGGTGCATTGTTCGATGCCTCGAGCTCTGCGAATTCTGGCGTAATAAATTCGACCCCAAACGAACTCGATTTCAAAGTCATCGGCGGGGAGACTTATGCGATTGCGGTAGATGGCATGGACGGGCGGGTGGGATCGTTCACGCTGACGGTGGCCCAGGGACCCGCAATTTCATTAAGCGGCGTCCTCAATTATGGCTCTCGCAAAGTTAAGTCGAAGACCACTCTCACGTTGAAAATAGTGAACACCGGCACAACGACTTTAAAAATTCGTGGCATCGACTGTCCATCTGGCTACGAAGCCCGATATAGCGGCAGTCTTGCTCCCGGAAGGAGTAAATCGGTGCGCGTAATCTTTTCCCCAAACCGAAAGGGCACTTTTAACAGTTACTTGACTGTCAGAAGCAATGCCGCTGCCGGAAATAATAAAAGGCGCTTGACTGGCACAGGCTACTAA
- the gap gene encoding type I glyceraldehyde-3-phosphate dehydrogenase, producing the protein MSIKIGINGFGRIGRLVFRAICDQGLLGKEIEVVAVNDLVGADNLAYLVKYDSTQGRAKEEVYSKKSSPEVPEDDILVVDGHEIKCLAVKEGPTALPWAALGVDIVIESTGLFVDAAKARGHITAGAKKVIISAPGKDEDITIVMGVNHEKYDPANHHIISNASCTTNCLAPVVHVLLKEGFGIEEGLMTTVHSYTATQKTVDGASKKDWKGGRSAAINIIPSTTGAAKAVGLAIPEVKGKLTGMSFRVPTPTVSVVDLTVKTVKSTSYEEIKAAMKKASETYLKGILGYTEDEVVSTDFIHDTHSSIFDAGSGIALNDKFFKLISWYDNEWGYSNRCVDLLKYIADKGV; encoded by the coding sequence ATGAGCATCAAAATCGGCATTAACGGCTTCGGACGCATCGGTCGTCTCGTCTTTCGCGCAATCTGTGACCAAGGCCTTCTCGGCAAAGAAATCGAAGTCGTCGCAGTGAACGACCTCGTCGGTGCCGACAACCTCGCCTACCTCGTCAAATACGATTCGACCCAAGGTCGCGCCAAGGAGGAAGTTTACTCCAAGAAATCCAGTCCTGAAGTGCCCGAGGACGACATCTTGGTTGTCGATGGCCACGAGATCAAATGTCTCGCCGTCAAGGAAGGCCCGACCGCATTGCCTTGGGCCGCGCTTGGCGTGGATATTGTTATTGAATCGACCGGCCTCTTCGTCGATGCCGCCAAAGCTCGCGGCCACATCACCGCTGGGGCCAAAAAAGTCATCATTTCCGCTCCTGGCAAGGACGAGGATATCACGATCGTCATGGGCGTGAATCACGAGAAATACGATCCGGCGAACCACCACATCATTTCCAATGCGAGTTGCACGACGAACTGCCTTGCTCCCGTTGTTCACGTGCTCCTGAAGGAAGGTTTCGGCATCGAGGAAGGCCTCATGACCACCGTCCACAGCTACACTGCGACTCAGAAAACCGTCGATGGCGCTTCCAAGAAAGATTGGAAAGGTGGCCGTTCCGCCGCGATCAACATCATCCCATCCACCACTGGCGCTGCGAAAGCGGTCGGACTCGCCATTCCTGAGGTCAAAGGCAAACTCACTGGCATGTCATTCCGCGTGCCGACTCCTACGGTTTCTGTGGTCGATCTCACTGTCAAAACCGTGAAATCCACCAGCTACGAGGAGATCAAAGCCGCCATGAAAAAGGCCAGCGAGACCTACTTGAAGGGCATTCTGGGCTACACCGAGGACGAAGTCGTTTCGACCGATTTCATCCACGATACGCACTCCTCGATCTTCGACGCCGGCAGCGGCATCGCCTTGAACGATAAATTCTTCAAACTGATCAGCTGGTATGACAACGAGTGGGGTTACAGCAATCGCTGCGTTGATCTCTTGAAATACATCGCGGACAAAGGCGTCTGA